From a region of the Dunckerocampus dactyliophorus isolate RoL2022-P2 chromosome 20, RoL_Ddac_1.1, whole genome shotgun sequence genome:
- the smarcc1b gene encoding SWI/SNF complex subunit SMARCC1b isoform X4 — protein sequence MSGGTNLEFPGASQTGSVFATHRKKDSSPSAWFWESADTLAQLELVRQWIGKHYKKFVLLDAPSCQTLAAVTLQLLQFQEDAFGKRVPNPARTKLPTQCFLDLRPGGGLCHILGSAYKFKVEQGWRRFDLQNPSRTDRNVEMFAMIERALIQHNCMSHPVVYLDPSLDQALASRISGVITKHQSTLTLDKVLASHHIYPFPESTDEDEWMRPVMQKQSHVLVHWGMHPDSYDSWLSSSEVDGDVEEPLQAEKPWRVHAGWVLDTDDFNEWMNEEDYCVDERNVPVVLRQRIHLRDEQCQDTKSTPFKKRRRSPSPLSSEARKKGKKGRRRGQQEDEPEEDLTKDMEDPTPVPNMEEVILPKIVNLKKDSENTPVKGGIMADLDDQEDDFPGREDEEGRVEIPRLLEGEENITEQTHHIIIPSFTSWFNNNSIHSIEKRALPEFFNGKNKSKSPEVYLAYRNFMIDTYRLNPQEYLSSTSCRRNLTGDVCSITRLHAFLEQWGLINYQVDAESRPLPMGPPPTPHFNVLADTPTGLAPLQHKPLQVTASQHMLTFPEKSREKPSDCQNFGLRMDVYARKHPKTKGACAGREWTEQETLLLLEALEVYRDDWNKVSEHVGSRTQDDCILHFLRLPIEDPYLEDSSASLGPLAYQPVPFSQSENPVMSTVAFLASVVDPRVASAAAKAALEEFSQVHEESFNGITCNQLKQTDSDASQMEINTSSHQVSVNAVGLLVESRGPVMEGERVKRENTENIHAEERDSMHIGRPNEDDGVHGQEAEGDEARAVMELDLVEGTVATAAAAALASAATKAKHLAAVEERKIKSLVALLVETQMKKLEIKLRHFEELETIMDREKEALEQQRQQLLTERQTFHTEQLKQAEMKIRQQREQQGQSVANRVTPSGGNMQAMAPRHAGAPNDPSSQPDGMTAAQPGPPASSHS from the exons ATGTCCGGAGGAACAAACCTCGAGTTTCCAGGGGCAAGTCAGACCGGCTCCGTGTTCGCCACGCATCGGAAAAAAGACAGCAGTCCTTCAGCCTGGTTCTGGGAGAGTGCCGATACTTTAGCCCAGCTGGAGCTAGTGCGCCAGTGGATCGGGAAGCACTACAAAAAG TTTGTGTTGTTGGACGCTCCATCATGTCAGACTCTGGCTGCTGTGACGCTACAGCTGCTCCAGTTTCAAGAGGATGCATTTGGAAAACGAGTTCCAAATCCTGCACGCACCAAACTACCC ACGCAGTGTTTCCTGGACCTGCGGCCAGGGGGTGGACTCTGTCACATTCTCGGCTCTGCTTACAAATTCAAAGTTGAGCAGGGCTG GCGAAGATTTGACTTGCAAAATCCATCAAGAACGGACcggaatgttgaaatgtttgctATGATTGAAAGAGCGCTAATACAA cacaaCTGTATGTCACATCCTGTGGTTTATCTGGACCCTTCACTGGATCAGGCGCTGGCTAGCAGAATTAGTGGTGTCATCACCAAGCACCAG AGCACACTTACACTGGACAAAGTCTTGGCCAGTCACCACATATATCCATTCCCTGAATCCACAGATGAAG ATGAATGGATGCGTCCTGTCATGCAAAAACAAAGCCATGTCCTGGTCCACTGGGGCATGCACCCTGACAG TTATGACAGCTGGTTGTCCTCAAGTGAAGTTGACGGAGATGTTGAAGAGCCTCTTCAAGCAGAGAAACCATGGAGG GTGCACGCTGGCTGGGTTTTGGACACAGACGATTTCAACGAGTGGATGAACGAGGAAGATTATTGTGTGGACGAGAGGAATGTACCTGTTGTACTCCGGCAGCGCATTCACCTACGAGACGAGCAG TGTCAGGACACTAAATCCACTCCCTTCAAAAAGAGACGACGCTCTCCGTCTCCCCTGTCCTCTGAAGCTAGGAAGAAAGGAAAGAAGGG GAGACGACGTGGACAGCAGGAAGACGAGCCAGAGGAGGACTTGACCAAAGATATGGAGGACCCCACTCCTGTTCCTAACATGGAGGAGGTCATATTACCCAAAATTg TCAACCTTAAGAAGGACAGTGAGAATACTCCTGTCAAAGGAGGCATCATGGCCGACCTAG ATGACCAGGAAGATGATTTCCCTGGAAGG gaggatgaggagggcaGAGTGGAGATTCCTCGCCTATTAGAGGGAGAGGAGAACATCACTGAACAAACCCATCACATCATAATACCAAGTTTTACATCCTGGTTCAATAACAACAG CATCCACTCAATAGAGAAGCGCGCCCTGCCGGAATTCTTCAATGGAAAGAACAAGTCAAAATCTCCCGAAGT TTACCTGGCCTACCGTAATTTCATGATTGACACATACAGACTAAACCCCCAGGAATACCTCAGTTCAACATCCTGCAGGCGGAATCTCACTGGAGACGTCTGTTCTATCACAAG GTTGCATGCATTTTTAGAGCAGTGGGGTTTGATCAACTACCAGGTGGATGCAGAGAGCAGACCGCTACCCATGGGACCCCCACCCACACCTCATTTTAATGTACTGGCTGACACGCCCACCGGGCTGGCCCCTTTACAACACAAACCACTACAG GTGACAGCATCACAGCACATGTTGACCTTCCCAGAAAAAAGCAGAGAAAAGCCTTCAGATTGCCAAAACTTCGGCTTACGCATGGACGTGTATGCCAGGAAACACCCAAAG ACTAAGGGAGCGTGTGCAGGGCGGGAATGGACGGAGCAAGAGACACTTTTGTTATTAGAG GCCTTGGAGGTCTACAGAGATGACTGGAACAAAGTATCTGAGCATGTGGGCTCCAGAACGCAGGATGACTGCATCCTCCACTTCCTCCGTCTGCCCATAGAAGATCCGTATCTTGAAGACTCGTCCGCATCTCTCGGCCCGCTGGCCTACCAGCCCGTGCCCTTCAGCCAATCCGAGAACCCCGTGATGAGCACCGTGGCCTTCCTGGCCTCGGTGGTGGATCCACGTGTGGCGTCCGCCGCTGCTAAGGCTGCACTGG AGGAGTTTTCTCAAGTCCATGAAGAGTCTTTCAATGGAATAACCTGCAACCAGCTCAAACAAActg ACTCAGACGCATCACAAATGGAGATAAACACCAGTTCCCATCAG GTTTCTGTCAATGCTGTCGGGCTTTTGGTTGAATCGAGAGGACCAGTAATGGAAGGAGAAAGAGTTAAACGAGAGAACACTGAGAACATACATGCAGAGGAAAGAGACAGTATGCATATAG GCAGACCAAACGAGGATGATGGCGTGCACGGACAGGAGGCAGAAGGGGATGAGGCAAGAGCAGTTATGGAGCTGGATCTTGTGGAAGGCACCGTTGCCACGGCAGCAGCAGCCGCTCTGGCCTCTGCTGCTACGAAGGCCAAG CATTTGGCAGCAGTCGAGGAGCGAAAGATCAAGTCTCTGGTGGCTCTGCTGGTGGAGACCCAGATGAAGAAGCTGGAGATCAAACTGAGGCACTTTGAGGAGCTGGAGACCATCATGGACCGCGAGAAAGAGGCT CTGGAGCAACAGCGGCAACAGCTTCTGACGGAGCGACAGACCTTCCACACTGAGCAGCTCAAGCAGGCTGAGATGAAGATTCGCCAGCAGAGGGAGCAACAAG GTCAGTCCGTAGCTAACCGTGTCACTCCCAGTGGAGGGAATATGCAAGCAATGGCCCCACGACACGCTGGAGCGCCCAATG ATCCGTCCTCTCAGCCCGATGGCATGACTGCAGCTCAGCCTGGTCCTCCGGCATCAAGTCACAGCTGA
- the smarcc1b gene encoding SWI/SNF complex subunit SMARCC1b isoform X2: protein MSGGTNLEFPGASQTGSVFATHRKKDSSPSAWFWESADTLAQLELVRQWIGKHYKKFVLLDAPSCQTLAAVTLQLLQFQEDAFGKRVPNPARTKLPTQCFLDLRPGGGLCHILGSAYKFKVEQGWRRFDLQNPSRTDRNVEMFAMIERALIQHNCMSHPVVYLDPSLDQALASRISGVITKHQSTLTLDKVLASHHIYPFPESTDEDEWMRPVMQKQSHVLVHWGMHPDSYDSWLSSSEVDGDVEEPLQAEKPWRVHAGWVLDTDDFNEWMNEEDYCVDERNVPVVLRQRIHLRDEQCQDTKSTPFKKRRRSPSPLSSEARKKGKKGRRRGQQEDEPEEDLTKDMEDPTPVPNMEEVILPKIVNLKKDSENTPVKGGIMADLDDQEDDFPGREDEEGRVEIPRLLEGEENITEQTHHIIIPSFTSWFNNNSIHSIEKRALPEFFNGKNKSKSPEVYLAYRNFMIDTYRLNPQEYLSSTSCRRNLTGDVCSITRLHAFLEQWGLINYQVDAESRPLPMGPPPTPHFNVLADTPTGLAPLQHKPLQVTASQHMLTFPEKSREKPSDCQNFGLRMDVYARKHPKTKGACAGREWTEQETLLLLEALEVYRDDWNKVSEHVGSRTQDDCILHFLRLPIEDPYLEDSSASLGPLAYQPVPFSQSENPVMSTVAFLASVVDPRVASAAAKAALEEFSQVHEESFNGITCNQLKQTDSDASQMEINTSSHQVSVNAVGLLVESRGPVMEGERVKRENTENIHAEERDSMHIGRPNEDDGVHGQEAEGDEARAVMELDLVEGTVATAAAAALASAATKAKHLAAVEERKIKSLVALLVETQMKKLEIKLRHFEELETIMDREKEALEQQRQQLLTERQTFHTEQLKQAEMKIRQQREQQGQPGFTLQHSGQSVANRVTPSGGNMQAMAPRHAGAPNDPSSQPDGMTAAQPGPPASSHS from the exons ATGTCCGGAGGAACAAACCTCGAGTTTCCAGGGGCAAGTCAGACCGGCTCCGTGTTCGCCACGCATCGGAAAAAAGACAGCAGTCCTTCAGCCTGGTTCTGGGAGAGTGCCGATACTTTAGCCCAGCTGGAGCTAGTGCGCCAGTGGATCGGGAAGCACTACAAAAAG TTTGTGTTGTTGGACGCTCCATCATGTCAGACTCTGGCTGCTGTGACGCTACAGCTGCTCCAGTTTCAAGAGGATGCATTTGGAAAACGAGTTCCAAATCCTGCACGCACCAAACTACCC ACGCAGTGTTTCCTGGACCTGCGGCCAGGGGGTGGACTCTGTCACATTCTCGGCTCTGCTTACAAATTCAAAGTTGAGCAGGGCTG GCGAAGATTTGACTTGCAAAATCCATCAAGAACGGACcggaatgttgaaatgtttgctATGATTGAAAGAGCGCTAATACAA cacaaCTGTATGTCACATCCTGTGGTTTATCTGGACCCTTCACTGGATCAGGCGCTGGCTAGCAGAATTAGTGGTGTCATCACCAAGCACCAG AGCACACTTACACTGGACAAAGTCTTGGCCAGTCACCACATATATCCATTCCCTGAATCCACAGATGAAG ATGAATGGATGCGTCCTGTCATGCAAAAACAAAGCCATGTCCTGGTCCACTGGGGCATGCACCCTGACAG TTATGACAGCTGGTTGTCCTCAAGTGAAGTTGACGGAGATGTTGAAGAGCCTCTTCAAGCAGAGAAACCATGGAGG GTGCACGCTGGCTGGGTTTTGGACACAGACGATTTCAACGAGTGGATGAACGAGGAAGATTATTGTGTGGACGAGAGGAATGTACCTGTTGTACTCCGGCAGCGCATTCACCTACGAGACGAGCAG TGTCAGGACACTAAATCCACTCCCTTCAAAAAGAGACGACGCTCTCCGTCTCCCCTGTCCTCTGAAGCTAGGAAGAAAGGAAAGAAGGG GAGACGACGTGGACAGCAGGAAGACGAGCCAGAGGAGGACTTGACCAAAGATATGGAGGACCCCACTCCTGTTCCTAACATGGAGGAGGTCATATTACCCAAAATTg TCAACCTTAAGAAGGACAGTGAGAATACTCCTGTCAAAGGAGGCATCATGGCCGACCTAG ATGACCAGGAAGATGATTTCCCTGGAAGG gaggatgaggagggcaGAGTGGAGATTCCTCGCCTATTAGAGGGAGAGGAGAACATCACTGAACAAACCCATCACATCATAATACCAAGTTTTACATCCTGGTTCAATAACAACAG CATCCACTCAATAGAGAAGCGCGCCCTGCCGGAATTCTTCAATGGAAAGAACAAGTCAAAATCTCCCGAAGT TTACCTGGCCTACCGTAATTTCATGATTGACACATACAGACTAAACCCCCAGGAATACCTCAGTTCAACATCCTGCAGGCGGAATCTCACTGGAGACGTCTGTTCTATCACAAG GTTGCATGCATTTTTAGAGCAGTGGGGTTTGATCAACTACCAGGTGGATGCAGAGAGCAGACCGCTACCCATGGGACCCCCACCCACACCTCATTTTAATGTACTGGCTGACACGCCCACCGGGCTGGCCCCTTTACAACACAAACCACTACAG GTGACAGCATCACAGCACATGTTGACCTTCCCAGAAAAAAGCAGAGAAAAGCCTTCAGATTGCCAAAACTTCGGCTTACGCATGGACGTGTATGCCAGGAAACACCCAAAG ACTAAGGGAGCGTGTGCAGGGCGGGAATGGACGGAGCAAGAGACACTTTTGTTATTAGAG GCCTTGGAGGTCTACAGAGATGACTGGAACAAAGTATCTGAGCATGTGGGCTCCAGAACGCAGGATGACTGCATCCTCCACTTCCTCCGTCTGCCCATAGAAGATCCGTATCTTGAAGACTCGTCCGCATCTCTCGGCCCGCTGGCCTACCAGCCCGTGCCCTTCAGCCAATCCGAGAACCCCGTGATGAGCACCGTGGCCTTCCTGGCCTCGGTGGTGGATCCACGTGTGGCGTCCGCCGCTGCTAAGGCTGCACTGG AGGAGTTTTCTCAAGTCCATGAAGAGTCTTTCAATGGAATAACCTGCAACCAGCTCAAACAAActg ACTCAGACGCATCACAAATGGAGATAAACACCAGTTCCCATCAG GTTTCTGTCAATGCTGTCGGGCTTTTGGTTGAATCGAGAGGACCAGTAATGGAAGGAGAAAGAGTTAAACGAGAGAACACTGAGAACATACATGCAGAGGAAAGAGACAGTATGCATATAG GCAGACCAAACGAGGATGATGGCGTGCACGGACAGGAGGCAGAAGGGGATGAGGCAAGAGCAGTTATGGAGCTGGATCTTGTGGAAGGCACCGTTGCCACGGCAGCAGCAGCCGCTCTGGCCTCTGCTGCTACGAAGGCCAAG CATTTGGCAGCAGTCGAGGAGCGAAAGATCAAGTCTCTGGTGGCTCTGCTGGTGGAGACCCAGATGAAGAAGCTGGAGATCAAACTGAGGCACTTTGAGGAGCTGGAGACCATCATGGACCGCGAGAAAGAGGCT CTGGAGCAACAGCGGCAACAGCTTCTGACGGAGCGACAGACCTTCCACACTGAGCAGCTCAAGCAGGCTGAGATGAAGATTCGCCAGCAGAGGGAGCAACAAGGTCAGCCAGGCTTCACACTGCAGCATTCAG GTCAGTCCGTAGCTAACCGTGTCACTCCCAGTGGAGGGAATATGCAAGCAATGGCCCCACGACACGCTGGAGCGCCCAATG ATCCGTCCTCTCAGCCCGATGGCATGACTGCAGCTCAGCCTGGTCCTCCGGCATCAAGTCACAGCTGA
- the smarcc1b gene encoding SWI/SNF complex subunit SMARCC1b isoform X1 — protein MSGGTNLEFPGASQTGSVFATHRKKDSSPSAWFWESADTLAQLELVRQWIGKHYKKFVLLDAPSCQTLAAVTLQLLQFQEDAFGKRVPNPARTKLPTQCFLDLRPGGGLCHILGSAYKFKVEQGWRRFDLQNPSRTDRNVEMFAMIERALIQHNCMSHPVVYLDPSLDQALASRISGVITKHQSTLTLDKVLASHHIYPFPESTDEDEWMRPVMQKQSHVLVHWGMHPDSYDSWLSSSEVDGDVEEPLQAEKPWRVHAGWVLDTDDFNEWMNEEDYCVDERNVPVVLRQRIHLRDEQCQDTKSTPFKKRRRSPSPLSSEARKKGKKGRRRGQQEDEPEEDLTKDMEDPTPVPNMEEVILPKIVNLKKDSENTPVKGGIMADLDDQEDDFPGREDEEGRVEIPRLLEGEENITEQTHHIIIPSFTSWFNNNSIHSIEKRALPEFFNGKNKSKSPEVYLAYRNFMIDTYRLNPQEYLSSTSCRRNLTGDVCSITRLHAFLEQWGLINYQVDAESRPLPMGPPPTPHFNVLADTPTGLAPLQHKPLQVTASQHMLTFPEKSREKPSDCQNFGLRMDVYARKHPKTKGACAGREWTEQETLLLLEALEVYRDDWNKVSEHVGSRTQDDCILHFLRLPIEDPYLEDSSASLGPLAYQPVPFSQSENPVMSTVAFLASVVDPRVASAAAKAALEEFSQVHEESFNGITCNQLKQTDSDASQMEINTSSHQVSVNAVGLLVESRGPVMEGERVKRENTENIHAEERDSMHIGRPNEDDGVHGQEAEGDEARAVMELDLVEGTVATAAAAALASAATKAKHLAAVEERKIKSLVALLVETQMKKLEIKLRHFEELETIMDREKEALEQQRQQLLTERQTFHTEQLKQAEMKIRQQREQQGQPGFTLQHSGQSVANRVTPSGGNMQAMAPRHAGAPNGMYPSSQPDGMTAAQPGPPASSHS, from the exons ATGTCCGGAGGAACAAACCTCGAGTTTCCAGGGGCAAGTCAGACCGGCTCCGTGTTCGCCACGCATCGGAAAAAAGACAGCAGTCCTTCAGCCTGGTTCTGGGAGAGTGCCGATACTTTAGCCCAGCTGGAGCTAGTGCGCCAGTGGATCGGGAAGCACTACAAAAAG TTTGTGTTGTTGGACGCTCCATCATGTCAGACTCTGGCTGCTGTGACGCTACAGCTGCTCCAGTTTCAAGAGGATGCATTTGGAAAACGAGTTCCAAATCCTGCACGCACCAAACTACCC ACGCAGTGTTTCCTGGACCTGCGGCCAGGGGGTGGACTCTGTCACATTCTCGGCTCTGCTTACAAATTCAAAGTTGAGCAGGGCTG GCGAAGATTTGACTTGCAAAATCCATCAAGAACGGACcggaatgttgaaatgtttgctATGATTGAAAGAGCGCTAATACAA cacaaCTGTATGTCACATCCTGTGGTTTATCTGGACCCTTCACTGGATCAGGCGCTGGCTAGCAGAATTAGTGGTGTCATCACCAAGCACCAG AGCACACTTACACTGGACAAAGTCTTGGCCAGTCACCACATATATCCATTCCCTGAATCCACAGATGAAG ATGAATGGATGCGTCCTGTCATGCAAAAACAAAGCCATGTCCTGGTCCACTGGGGCATGCACCCTGACAG TTATGACAGCTGGTTGTCCTCAAGTGAAGTTGACGGAGATGTTGAAGAGCCTCTTCAAGCAGAGAAACCATGGAGG GTGCACGCTGGCTGGGTTTTGGACACAGACGATTTCAACGAGTGGATGAACGAGGAAGATTATTGTGTGGACGAGAGGAATGTACCTGTTGTACTCCGGCAGCGCATTCACCTACGAGACGAGCAG TGTCAGGACACTAAATCCACTCCCTTCAAAAAGAGACGACGCTCTCCGTCTCCCCTGTCCTCTGAAGCTAGGAAGAAAGGAAAGAAGGG GAGACGACGTGGACAGCAGGAAGACGAGCCAGAGGAGGACTTGACCAAAGATATGGAGGACCCCACTCCTGTTCCTAACATGGAGGAGGTCATATTACCCAAAATTg TCAACCTTAAGAAGGACAGTGAGAATACTCCTGTCAAAGGAGGCATCATGGCCGACCTAG ATGACCAGGAAGATGATTTCCCTGGAAGG gaggatgaggagggcaGAGTGGAGATTCCTCGCCTATTAGAGGGAGAGGAGAACATCACTGAACAAACCCATCACATCATAATACCAAGTTTTACATCCTGGTTCAATAACAACAG CATCCACTCAATAGAGAAGCGCGCCCTGCCGGAATTCTTCAATGGAAAGAACAAGTCAAAATCTCCCGAAGT TTACCTGGCCTACCGTAATTTCATGATTGACACATACAGACTAAACCCCCAGGAATACCTCAGTTCAACATCCTGCAGGCGGAATCTCACTGGAGACGTCTGTTCTATCACAAG GTTGCATGCATTTTTAGAGCAGTGGGGTTTGATCAACTACCAGGTGGATGCAGAGAGCAGACCGCTACCCATGGGACCCCCACCCACACCTCATTTTAATGTACTGGCTGACACGCCCACCGGGCTGGCCCCTTTACAACACAAACCACTACAG GTGACAGCATCACAGCACATGTTGACCTTCCCAGAAAAAAGCAGAGAAAAGCCTTCAGATTGCCAAAACTTCGGCTTACGCATGGACGTGTATGCCAGGAAACACCCAAAG ACTAAGGGAGCGTGTGCAGGGCGGGAATGGACGGAGCAAGAGACACTTTTGTTATTAGAG GCCTTGGAGGTCTACAGAGATGACTGGAACAAAGTATCTGAGCATGTGGGCTCCAGAACGCAGGATGACTGCATCCTCCACTTCCTCCGTCTGCCCATAGAAGATCCGTATCTTGAAGACTCGTCCGCATCTCTCGGCCCGCTGGCCTACCAGCCCGTGCCCTTCAGCCAATCCGAGAACCCCGTGATGAGCACCGTGGCCTTCCTGGCCTCGGTGGTGGATCCACGTGTGGCGTCCGCCGCTGCTAAGGCTGCACTGG AGGAGTTTTCTCAAGTCCATGAAGAGTCTTTCAATGGAATAACCTGCAACCAGCTCAAACAAActg ACTCAGACGCATCACAAATGGAGATAAACACCAGTTCCCATCAG GTTTCTGTCAATGCTGTCGGGCTTTTGGTTGAATCGAGAGGACCAGTAATGGAAGGAGAAAGAGTTAAACGAGAGAACACTGAGAACATACATGCAGAGGAAAGAGACAGTATGCATATAG GCAGACCAAACGAGGATGATGGCGTGCACGGACAGGAGGCAGAAGGGGATGAGGCAAGAGCAGTTATGGAGCTGGATCTTGTGGAAGGCACCGTTGCCACGGCAGCAGCAGCCGCTCTGGCCTCTGCTGCTACGAAGGCCAAG CATTTGGCAGCAGTCGAGGAGCGAAAGATCAAGTCTCTGGTGGCTCTGCTGGTGGAGACCCAGATGAAGAAGCTGGAGATCAAACTGAGGCACTTTGAGGAGCTGGAGACCATCATGGACCGCGAGAAAGAGGCT CTGGAGCAACAGCGGCAACAGCTTCTGACGGAGCGACAGACCTTCCACACTGAGCAGCTCAAGCAGGCTGAGATGAAGATTCGCCAGCAGAGGGAGCAACAAGGTCAGCCAGGCTTCACACTGCAGCATTCAG GTCAGTCCGTAGCTAACCGTGTCACTCCCAGTGGAGGGAATATGCAAGCAATGGCCCCACGACACGCTGGAGCGCCCAATGGCATGT ATCCGTCCTCTCAGCCCGATGGCATGACTGCAGCTCAGCCTGGTCCTCCGGCATCAAGTCACAGCTGA